The DNA sequence ATTTCCCCTGTGGTTCTTATTGGCTGTACCGGTGCCGCTTATCTAGTGCTGACGGTGGCAAACCGTATTTTCAGGGGAAGCCGCCTGCCTGCCAGCGTGTTTGAGGTGAAAATCTTCCTGAATAAAAAAAACACCCGAGTGACAGGGCTTCTGGATACGGGCAACAGCCTGTATGAGCCTTTTAGTGCCACTCCGGTGATGATCTGCTGGGTGGGTGATCTTGTTGAAATCTTGCCTCCCCAAGTGGTGGATTCGGTGCTTTCGGGAGAATACCTCACCGGGAAGGATTTGCCTCTTTCTCTGCGCTTGATCCCTTATGAAGGATTGGGCCAGGCAGGGCTGATCCCCGCCTTTCGGCCGGATCGGCTGGAGCTTTCCCGAAGTGGGCACTGCCACCGGGTGGAGAGAGTTTACATTGGGCTTTCTCCAAAAAAGGTAGGCACAAGTGATTACAATGCGATTTTGAACCCTGATTTGGCCAGTGTTCCGATCTAAGCCTAGGGGATAACAAATTCTGAAATACTGACAAAATACATTCATGGGGTGCTTCTCTACCGTATCACACGAATTCAACTATAAAATTCGGCGTGTCGCTGGCCGTAAAAAGCGACAGCCGCAGAACAGGGCCGGCTTAGGGCCTCCTTGCCGGTTTTGCGAAGGGCGGAGGATGGAGAGGGATTATGGAAAAGGGAACAAGGCTGCTGAGTCTGGAGAGCATTCGGATTTTTATCCTAACCCGCAT is a window from the Oscillospiraceae bacterium MB08-C2-2 genome containing:
- a CDS encoding sigma-E processing peptidase SpoIIGA — protein: MDTYVYVDVLMVLNYAVTMLLILCCSRLSGRMPRRSRVILGSLAGAASSLVIFLPYMGFILSTLIKLAVSSLIVAVVYAPLRRGAFLMQLFLFFTVNFLFAGVMVALWFAFAPQGMLCFNGAVYFDISPVVLIGCTGAAYLVLTVANRIFRGSRLPASVFEVKIFLNKKNTRVTGLLDTGNSLYEPFSATPVMICWVGDLVEILPPQVVDSVLSGEYLTGKDLPLSLRLIPYEGLGQAGLIPAFRPDRLELSRSGHCHRVERVYIGLSPKKVGTSDYNAILNPDLASVPI